A window of Pararhodobacter sp. genomic DNA:
TTCCACCAGTTCCTGGATCTCTTTCGGAGCGGGCTTGGTCATCGCCAGAACGATGTAGGCCACCAGGAAGTTCAGGACCGCCGCAACCGAGCCAAACGAGGCCGGCGAGATGCCGAACAGCCAGTTTGCCGCGTTGTTCTCCAGCATGTTGGTGCCGGGGATGAAGAACCAGCCCACATAGGTGAAGATGTAGACCGCTTCGACGATCAAACCGACGAGCATACCCGCGACCGCACCGGTCGAGTTCATGGTCTTCGAGAAGATGCCCATCATGATGGTCGGGAACAGCGATGCTGCTGCCAGACCGAAGGCAATCGCCACGACCTGCGCCGCAAAGCCCGGAGGGTTGAGCCCGAGGATCGTCGCGACCAGGATCGCCACGGCCATCGACAGACGCGCCGCCAGCATTTCACCCTTTTCCGAGATGTTCGGATTGATCACCGACTTGATCAGGTCATGCGAGACCGCCGACGAGATGGCCAGCAACAGACCTGCCGCCGTCGACAGCGCCGCTGCCAGACCACCGGCCGCGATCAACGCGATCACCCAACCCGGCAGTTGCGCGATTTCAGGGTTCGCAAGAACCAGAATATCGCGGTTGAAGTTGACGACTTCGTTGCCGTTCCAGCCACGCTCTGCTGCCGTAGCGGCAAAAGCGTCGGAGGGGTTGTAGTACTGGATCAGGCCGTCGCCGTTCAGGTCCTCGAACCCAAGGAGACCGGTGTGCTCCCAGTTGTGCATCCAGTCAGGCCGCGCATCATAGGCAAGCGACGGCTGATCAATCCCGTTCGGGTAGATCGTGGTGATGATGTTCATGCGCGCCATCGCACCAACCGCCGGAGCAACCGTGTAGAGCAGTGCGATAAACACCAATGCCCAACCCGCCGACGCACGCGCATCCGACACTTTCGGCACGGTGAAGAAGCGGATGATGACGTGTGGCAGACCCGCCGTACCGATCATCAGCGACAGGGTAAACAGAACCATATCGAGGGTGTTCGAGTGATGCTCGGTGTAGGTGCGGAAGCCCAGATCGGTCAGCAGACCATCAAGATTTGCCAACAGCGGCATACCCGACGCGTCATTGCTGAACAGGCCGATTTGCGGCAGGAAGCTGCCGGTCAGGTTCAGCGAGATGAAGATCGCCGGGATGGTATAGGCCACGATCAGCACGCAATACTGCGCAACCTGCGTGTAGGTGATGCCCTTCATGCCGCCAAGAACCGCATAGACAAACACGATTCCCGAGGCGATCCACAGGCCGGTCGAGCTGCTGACTTCGAGGAAGCGCGAGAACGCAACGCCGGCACCCGCCATCTGGCCAATCACATAGGTGATCGAGATGGTCAGCAAGCAGACAACGGCCACAATGCGCGCGGTTTGGCTATAGAACCGGTCACCGATAAAGTCCGGAACCGTGAAACGGCCGAATTTGCGCAGGTATGGCGCCAACAGCAGTGCCAACAGCACATAGCCGCCGGTCCACCCCATCAGATAGGTCGAGTTGTCATAGCCAACGAAGGCGATGATACCGGCCATCGAGATGAACGACGCGGCCGACATCCAGTCCGCGGCGGTCGCCATCCCGTTCAGAACGGGGTGCACCCCACGGTTGGCGGCATAGAATTCTGATGTTGAGCCTGCACGGGCCCAAATCGCGATACCGATGTAGAGAGCGAACGACGCGCCCACCACGATCAGATTGAGTGTGAATTGATCCATCTGTCCCCTGATCCCTTATTGCTCGTCAACGCCGAATTCGCGGTCGATCTTGTTCATGCGCGCGGCATAAAAGAAGATCAGGACCAAGAACACCAGGATCGAGCCTTGCTGCGCGAACCAGAAGCCGAGGTCGGTGCCGCCGATTGCGATGCCCGAAAGCATCGGACGAAGAAGAATGCCGAAACCGAATGAAGCAAGGGCCCAGATCACCAGGCAAATGGTGATGAGCCGGATATTCGCGGACCAATAGGCGGTCGCTGATTTGTCAGACATGGTAGTCCTCCCGTTTTCCCCACTGCCGGCACCCCGCCCGGGATGCCCGCGTCTTGTTGTTCAATCACCTCGCCCCGCGGACAACGCAATTGATCAGGCTGATACCTGCGTCACAACCGCATCGAGATCGGCGGCGATGGTCTCAATGGCGGACATGCCATCGACCGTGCGCAGAACTCCGCGGGTCTCGTAATACGCAATCAGCGGTGCCGTTTGCGCGTGGTACGCCGTCAGTCTGGCCCCCACGGTTTCGGCGTTATCGTCAGCACGGCGCTTGAACTCCGTACTTCCGCATTTGTCGCAGGTTCCGGCGTTCACCGGCTGCTTGAAACTGTCGTGATACCCTTCGCCACAGGACCCGCAGGTGTAGCGCCCCGAGACCCGCTCGACCATGGCCGCATCATCCACCTCGATGGAGACCGCGGCGCTGATTTTCAGGTCTTGCTCGGCCAGCAAGGCATCCAGCGCCTCGGCCTGACCCGGCGTGCGCGGGAACCCGTCAAGGATCACGCCCTTGGCGGTGTCGGGCTCGGTCAAGCGATCCTTGAGGATCGCCAGAACGATCGCATCCGAGACCAGTTCACCCGCTTCCATAACCGCCTTTGCGGCTTTGCCCGCCTTGGTGCCAGCCGCCACGGCGGCGCGCAGCAGATCGCCGGTCGACAATTGCACCAGCCCGAACTTTTCTTCGAGCATCCGGGCCTGCGTGCCCTTGCCGGCCCCCGGAGGGCCCAGCAAGATCAGAACGGTCGGATGAGTCATGTGGTTGGTCATGCGGTCAGCCCTTGTTCATCCGGTTGGCAATCAGATCGTCAACCACCGACGGATCGGCCAAAGTCGAGGTATCGCCCAGCGCGCCAAAATCATTCTCGGCGATCTTGCGCAGGATCCGGCGCATGATCTTGCCCGAGCGGGTTTTCGGCAGGCCCGGCGCCCATTGCAGCAGATCGGGCGAGGCAATCGGGCCGATCTCGGTGCGGACCCAGTTCCGCAACTCCTTGCGCAATTCTTCCGAGGGTTCCTCGCCGTTCATCAGCGTGACATAGCAATAGATGCCCTGCCCCTTGATCGGATGCGGGTAGCCGACCACCGCGGCCTCAGCGACCTTGGAATGGGCGACCAACGCGCTTTCAACCTCGGCGGTGCCCATCCGGTGGCCCGAGACGTTGATCACGTCGTCCACGCGCCCGGTGATCCAGTAGTCGCCATCCGCGTCGCGGCGGCAACCGTCGCCGGTGAAGTAAAAGCCTTTGTAGTCGCCAAAATAGGTCTGCTGGAACCGCTCGTGGTCCTCCCAGATGGTGCGCATCTGGCCCGGCCAGCTGTCGGCGATGCACAGAACACCCTCGACACCATTGCCCTCGATGATCGTGCCCGCCGTCGGGTCCAGAACCACCGGCTTGATGCCAAAGAACGGCTTCATCGCCGCACCCGGCTTGGTCGCATGCGCGCCCGGCAGCGGCGTCATCAGATGCCCGCCGGTCTCGGTTTGCCACCAGGTGTCAACAATCGGGCATTTGCCCTTGCCGACCACGTCATTGTACCAGTTCCACGCCTCGGGGTTGATCGGCTCGCCGACCGTGCCCAGAACCTTGAGGCAGCTCAGGTCGTATTTCGTCACGAACTCAGGGCCTTGACCCATCAACGCGCGGATCGCGGTTGGCGCGGTATAGAACTGGTTGACCTTGTGCTTTTCGCAGACCGCCCAGAACCGGCCCGCATCGGGATAGGTCGGCACGCCCTCGAACATCAGCGTGGTCGCGCCATTCGCCAGCGGCCCATAGACGATATAGCTGTGACCGGTGACCCAGCCCACATCCGCGGTGCACCAGTAGACATCGCCGTCATGGTAATCAAAGGTCATCTCATGCGTCATCGACGCATAAACCAGATATCCGCCCGTCGTATGCACAACGCCCTTGGGCTGACCCGTCGAGCCGGAGGTATAAAGAATGAACAGCGGATCCTCGGCGTTGACCGCAACCGGCTCGCACACCGCATCCACGGTCTCGGCCTCTTCGTGCCACCAGAAATCAAGGCCCGAGCGCCACGCGATCTGATTGCCGGTGCGCTTGACCACCAGGCATTTCACATCGCGCGTCTCGTGCAGCAGCGCTTGGTTCACGTTGTCCTTCAGCTTGGTCGCCTTGCCACCGCGCGGGGCGTGGTCGGCCGTCACCACCAGTTTGGCGTCGCAGCCATTGACCCGCGCGCCCAGCGCATCGGGCGAGAACCCGGCAAACACGATCGAATGAATCGCGCCGATCCGCGCGCAGGCCAGCATCGCATAGGCCGCCTCGGGGATCATCGGCATGTACAGGACAACGCGGTCGCCTTTGCCCACACCCAGCTTCTTGTACACGTTGGCCATCTTGCTGACCTGAGTGTGCAGCTCCTTGTAGGTGATGTGCTGCGCGGGCTCATCGGGGCTGTCGGGCTCGAAGATGATCGCCGTCTGATCGCCGCGCGTCGCCAGATGACGGTCGATGCAATTGGCCGAGACGTTCAATTCGCCGTCTTCATACCATTTGATGTCAACCTTGCCGAACTCGAACGAGGTGTTCTTGACTTTGGTGAACGGCTTTATCCAGTCGATGCGCTGACCGTGCTTGGACCAGAACGACTCAGGGTTCGAAATCGAGTCTGCATACATCGTCTCATAGGTCGCAGCATCGACATGTGCCTGAGCGACGAAATCCGCAGATGCGGGATATGTCCGCGATTGAGCCTGATCTGACATGAAAGCTCCTCCAGCTTACCGCAGGCCGCGCGTTGGCACCTAAGCCACGCATCCGTCCTGCTCTCCTCCGTTGGAACCACTTTAGCGCATCGGTCAATTTTGTGGTAACTCTTTTTCAATCAACGAATTTCTTGTAAATTGCTTCACTGAATTCTTGATCTATCAGTCAATCGAGTAAACGTCAGACACAATTCCGCCATGTTTTTCAGCCAACTGCCGGTCACGGAAAAGTCAACGCTTCGGCAAAAGACCGCCAATCACCCGGAATTGTCAAGCCACGCCCTTGAAACCAACCACACCCCGCAGATCAAAGCCCGAGAGCGCGGGCGCCCCGCCGCGACGCGCGCAGCGCTGATTCGGGGCGAAAACCGAATCACTTTATGGGCCGCCACAAGAAAAAGGGCGGCGCGTTTCCGCACCGCCCCCAAGGGCACTGATTTCGGCAATCTGATTGGTTACAGCGGGTAATCCACCCGCACCGTGACCACCGCGCGGCCGCGCGTCGTGCTGGGCCATGTCAGGCGGATCTGGTCGTTGTTGTTGCCCTGCTGGACGTTCACATAGGGCATCGAGGTTCGAACCTCGTTGCTTGGCCCGTTCGCCTGACCTTCCATCACCAGACCGGTTACCGTGCGGGCCATGCCGTTGAACGGCAACCTGCCGCCCGTGCCGATGGTCCAATTGGTTGCCGCGGTCGTCTGGTTGTGGCGCAACACCAGCGGGCTTTCGCACTGCGTGTTGATCCCGTTGAACGTGTTGTGCTGCCACACCACATTTCGAAAGCTGCCATAGTTCAGATCGGCGTGGGTGGTATCGACGCCCTCGGCCCGGTTGACGCTGGCGTTCACCGTGCGGAATGTGTTGCCGGTCACCGTCATCCCCGACAGAAAGTGCCCTGGCCCATAGGGCTTGACCACAACGAAGCGGAAGCTGGAGATCACGTTCGACACCAGGAACACGTTGTTGGTGATGCTGATGCCGCCGAAACTGAATTCGTTGTTCCAGGCGGGCGTCGCGTCGTGTTCGTTGGTCAGTTCGATAAAACAGTTATCGACATAGTTGCCGCTGATCTGCGTCATCGCGTTTTGATACGTCAGCACGATGCCCGGCGTGCGGACCGCGTTTTGCTCGCTGTCGCCTTGGTAGAAGTGGTTGCCTTGAATCAGGTGATACCCCGACGCCATCACCGCGAAACTGGCAAAGCGCACCACCACGTTGTCACGCAGCTTCACGTCGTTGGCGTTCGAGTTGATCGCAATCGAGGTCCGGCTTTGCGATGACAAAGGCATCTCGGACGAGATGAACATGCAATTGTCGATCAACATCCCCTGACAGGCCCAGCCAATCGAGGTGATCGCCTTGTCCTTGGGTCGGTTGAACGTGCAGTCGCGCACCGTGAAAATCTGCCCGCCGGTCGCCATGTTCACCGCGCTGGCCCCGCCCTTGCACTGGAACTCGATCCCGTCCAGCTCGAAACGCTCGAAATAATCAAAGCCCGAGAAGTCCAGAACATACTGGAACCGCGAGAACGTGTAGACTTGCGCGCCCGCCGCCCCGTACAACGCCTGGCTCAAGGTCACGGTCTGCGCCGAGATATTGCGCGCCTTGACGTAGACTTCACGGCCAACGCCGGTGCCCGACACCCGCGCGCCAACCTGGATATTGGCCACGTTGCCGACACCGGTCAGCGTGGTCGCCTGAGCGCTGGAATAGGTCCCCCACGAGGTTACGGTGGTCGTATCCCACGGTGTACCCTCGTTGATCTCGATCAGACCATTGCGCAGGACGCGCCGAATGGCATACGAGGTCAACCCGGTCAGGCTGGCAACATCAATCGGTGCATCCAGAATGATACGGCGCCCGCACAGGTCGAACGTGTCGTGGTCGGTATAGTGGAACAGCGCCTGCAAACCTTTGCGCAGCGCCAAGCCCTCGCTTTTGAAGGCCGCATAATACGAGGTAAAGTCGTAATTCTGCGTCAGTTGCAGACGCGCGGCATCCGGCATCGCCAGACGCCCCTGAAACCGCACCGGGATCTCCAGGGTCAGGGTCTGTCCGATGTAAAACACCCCCTCGGGCACCAGCAACGCCCGGCCCGAAGACAAAGCCGCGCTGGCCGCATCGGCAAAGGCCGCATAGTCATCGGCAACCCCATTGCCGACCGCGCCATAGTCGCGCACATCGACCCAATCCATCATGTCGCGCAGCCAGAAACTGGTGACATCCTCGATGGCGATATCGTCAATCCGCACCACGCCGCCGTTCGGCCCGGTCAGGTCCAGCCCCAGGAATCCGTGATGGACCCCGGACCAGTTCAGATCGACGCCGCCCTTGTTGCTGGTGCCGATGATTGCACTGATCTCGACGGTCTCGCCGTATGTGGTCAGCGTAACCGCCGGGCCGGACACCGTTACGCCCGACACCGCCGCATTGCCGGCAGTGGCCGCGAAGCCCGCGATCTGAACAGTCGGCAACGCGCCGCTGACCGCCTTGACCTTGGCCGTGACCCGCAAATAGCAGCCCGGCAGAATCGGCGATTGCCCCATCCAGCGCAATTTTTGCGTGGTCGAGGTCTTGAGAAGCTCCAAACACCCCCCGAAATCGGGATCCGAGGGCACAAAGGCCGCGTTGGCCGCCCCGTCATAGGTGGCCGATCCTGGCGTTCCGTTGCCGCTTGACCAAACGTTCAAACCGTCGGCAAAGGGCGGCGGCATCAGGATTAGCCCTTCGGTCACTGCCTTGTTCATGTCAGACCCCTGTCTTGAAAACCCAAAAGAGACGCAAATCGCGCACTGCGACTGTCACGCCCTTGAGGTATCAAGCCGGGTTTAATTGCGGTTGAGGGCACCGTGCGTTGCGCCCGCCTCGGCAGGCGGCGTTTGGGTCCTGCAGGCACAAGACAGCGCTCTGCCGATGTGTCAGGATACCGCCATGTTCGCGCATTTCTCTTTGATGGTCGGCATGATTGCAGGCTTGGTGCTGATGCCCGCGTCGGCGCTGGCCTGCCGTCTGGCGCTGGCGATGGGCTTTGACGTGTCGCGCTCGGTCGATGCGGTGGATTACCGCTTTCAAAACGACGCCATCGTCGCGGCGCTCTTTGATCACGAGGTGCGCGCGCTGATCCTGAACAGCCCGGAACCCGTGGCCATAAGCCTGTTTGAATGGGCGGGGCAACACCAACAGACCCTGATTGTCGGTTGGACGATTCTTGACAGCGCGGCCGCCATTGACCGCGTCGCGCAGCAGGTCCTGACCCATCAACGACAACACTCGGGCCTGACGGCCGTCGGCAGCGCCCTGCTTTATGGCCGCAACTTGCTGGCCGACATGCCCGATTGCGACTGGCATACGCTGGACATGGCGGGCGACGGGCAGGTCAATGACGGCCCAGAGCCGCGCCGGGTGTACGATACCACCGATTTCGGCGACGTCGTGGTCAATGCGCTGGTGATTGGCGAGCACGAATCGCAGGTGCTGCACTGGTTCGAGGAGAATGTTCTGCATGGCTTCGGCGCCTTCGCCGAATTCACCCCGACGCATGACCGCTTTGCCGAAGCCTTTCGCCGCAAGCTGATCCGAGAACTGGCGCAGCCGTTGTTGGGCGCGCTGTCGCTGCCCGACGCGGGCTAGCGCAAGACCCAGCGAAACGCGCGGTTCAACTCGGCCATTGCGCCGGTTTCATACCAGCGGCCATGCGCCATGATCAGGCGCTCTGGCTCCCACGACAACATGGTTTCAATCGCCCCCCGCGCCGCCTCGCGCCCCTTGCGAAAGGTCTGGCGCATGTCGATCGGCGCTTTGCCGTCCGGGTCGAGGGTCCCCGCCGCCCACGCCAGCGGGATCAGCCAGACAGGCAGGTTCGCGGCCTCGAAATTCTCGATCAGGTCGGTCAGGATCAGGGTCTTGCTGGCCCGGTGAAAGAATACCGCCTCGCGGTGTACCGGGCTGCCGGGCACCACCAATTGATCCACCTGCCCGGCCCAGGCGTCTGGCGCATGGTCGGTGATCTGGTGATCAACGCGCAACGCCAAGCCACGCGATCCGGCGCGCTCTTGCACGCCCGGCGCGGCCCAGGTCTGCGCCTTTGGAAACGCGCGCTGCCAGTCGGGGACAAAGGCGTAATGAATCCAGTTCGGCGCCATCAGATGCTGCACCGGACCAAGAGCGGCCAACGCTTGCAGCAACCCATCATCCATCTGGATCGGGGAATGCAGCCACAGCCCCCCATCCGTCAGCCGCACCACCACCATGCGCGTCGGGAACGGGAGGCCGTAGAATTTGAGGATCGGCCCGTCGACGACCCAGATCTCGGGCGCGACGGGCTTGAGGGTGAACAGAGGCTCGTAACCGGTGGTTCGGGTCATCGCCGCCTCCGTTTTCGGCACTCAGGCGCCTTGAGTCACCAAGTCGCCGTTCAACCCTTTCTCGATCAGCGCCACCGATTCGGTCAAACCATAGAGCGCGATGAACCCGCCAAACCGGGGGCCCTCGGACGCACCCAACAAGACCTCGTAGAGCGCCTTGAACCAGTTGCGCAGGTTCTCGAAATCATGGTCCTTGCCGACCGAGAACACCATCGACTGCAACGCGTCACCGTCCAGCCCACCATCCCACGCCTTGAGACGCGCCACCAGATCCTCCATCGCCGCGCGCTCTTGCGCATCGGGCAGGCGGAACACCCGCTTGGGGGCCACAAAGTCGCGGAAATAGCGCACGGCGAATTCCGCCGCCTGATCCAGATCGGCATGGGTTTCGGGCGCGGCATCGGGCGCATAGCGTTTGATGAAGCCCCACAGGCCGGACTTGTCCTTGGCACCCGCCACCGACGCCAGGTTCAGCAACATCGCAAACGGCACCACCATTTTTGACTCGGGCGGATTGCCGCCGTGGATATGCCAGACCGGGTTCGCCAGTTGCTGCTCGGGCGTTTGATCCGGGAACGCGCGCAGCTGCTGGTGGTACTCATCCACCGCCTTGGGGATCACATCGAAATGCATCCGCTTGGCGGTTTTCGGCTTGAGATACATGAAATACGACAGGCTCTCGGTGCTGGCATAGGTCAGCCATTCGTCAATTGTCAGACCATTGCCCTTCGACTTCGAGATCTTCTCGCCGTTTTCATCGAGGAACAATTCGTAGGTGAAATGCTCGGGCTTGCGGCCCCCCAGAATTTCACAAATGCGATCATAGATCGGCGTATTCGTGCTGTGATCCTTGCCATACATCTCAAAATCAACATCCAGCGCAGCCCAGCGCGCGCCGAAGTCGGGCTTCCATTGCAGCTTCACCTGCCCGCCGGTGACCGGCAGCGTCCACTCCTTGCCGTCCTCATCGTCGAAGGTGATCGTGCCGTCCTTGGCGTTCACCTCCTTGATCGGCACATAGAGCACACGGCCCGTATCCGGGTGAATCGGCAGGAAGCACGAATAGCTTTGCTGGCGCTCCTCGCGCAGCGATTTCAACATCACCGCCATGATCTCGTCATAGCGTTCCGCCGCGCGCAGCAGCACGGTGTCGAATTGGCCGGACTTGTAATACTCGGTCGCGCTGATGAATTCATACTCAAAGCCGAACGTGTCCAGAAACCGCCGTAGCATCGCGTTGTTGTGGTCGCCGAAACTGTCGAATTCCCCGAACGGATCGGGCACCGAGGTCAGCGGGCGTTGCAGGTTCTCCAGCAGCATTTCGCGATTGGGCACGTTGTCGGGCACCTTGCGCATCCCGTCCATGTCATCCGAGAAACAGATCAGCCGCGTCGGGATGTCGCTGATTTCCTGAAACGCGCGGCGGATCATCGTGGTGCGCGCGACCTCGCCAAAGGTGCCGATATGCGGCAGACCCGAGGGGCCATAGCCGGTCTCGAACAAGACAAAGCCCTTCTCCGGCCCGCCCTTCTCGAAGCGTTTGAGCAAACGGCGGGCTTCTTCAAAGGGCCAGGCTTTGGAGGTCATCGCAGCGTCACGCAGAGAAGTCATGTCTCGTACTTTCTTAAAGGTGGGCAAACCGCGCCCACGCGGTATAACTCAGGCTTCCTATTGCCCGCTCCGCCCCTCGTCAATATTCTGCCCCTGCAACAAAGGACACAGACCCTCATGGATGACGCCACGCCCTCGCTTTCACCGCAAGATAGCCTCGTCGCACTGATGATCACAGTCTCGGTGGCGGATTCCGCGATCCGGACCGCGGAATTGGTGGCCATCGAGCAGATCGTCGATCATCTGCCGATATTCGCGGGTTTCGACCCGGACCGCATCAAGGTCATTTCGCAGACCGTGTTCGACCTGCTGGAAGACGAGGATGGCCTCGATGCGCTGTTCGGCCTGATCCGCGACGCACTGCCCGAACGGCTGGTCGAAACCGCCTATGTCCTGGCCTGCGATATCGCCGCGTCGGATGGCACGCTGACGCAAAGCGAGCTGCGCTTGCTGGAAGAGATACGGTTCGAGTTGAACATCGACCGTCTGCATGCCGCCGCGATCGAGCGCGGCGCGCGGGCGCGTTTCATGCACTGAAAACGGCAAAACGAGGCACCAGGACGCCCCGTTTGCGGTGCCGCCTTGAGTGCCGTCACTTGGCTTTTGCTGCCAGCACCTTGGCCTGTGCCACCCAGTCGTCACGCGTGACCCGCCCCTTGAACGACTCCAGATTGGCATCGACCCAGGCAATTTCCGCGTCGGTCCAAGCGGCGATCTGGTCAAAATGCCAAAACCCCAACCGATTGCACAGGGTTTCCAGCTTTGGCCCGATCCCCTTGATCCGCTTCAGATCATCCGGCTGACCGCCGCGCGCCGCGTCCAGCGTGCTCGGCTTGGTGCCGACCTCTGCCGGGTCAATTTCGGCAATCGGCGCGGCCTCTGGCGCGGGCGCAACCACCGGCTCGGGCACAACCACTGGCTCTGGCTCGACCGCCGCCACGGGTGCCGCCACGGGTGCCGCCACCGGTGCCGCCGCCACCGCCGCCAGCTCTGCCTCCAACCCCTTGACACGCTGTGCACAATCGCGCGCCTGGGTTCGACTGGCTTCCAACTCGCGGCGCAACCGGGCCGCCTCGCCAGTATCGCCGGATGCCGCCACCACGCCACCGCGCCGCCCCCAGAGCATCCAGCCGATGAACAGACCCAACAACGCTGCCAGCGCGATGAGCACCCAGATTTCGCCTAGAAGAAATCCCCAACCCCGGAACATACTGCGTCCTCCTACCTTTATGTTACTCGACCCAACGCACCGCCGTGCGTCGGTTGGCCGCGCGGCCGTCCTCTGTTTCATTGTCGGCAATCGGTTGCGTCGCACCATAACCCGCGGCACGCAACGCCGCCTCTGGCACGCCCCGCGCCACCAACGCCACCCGCACCGCCTCGGCACGCGCAAGGCTCAGCGCCAGATTGGCCTCGTCACTGCCGGTGCTGTCGGTGTGTCCGCCGATTTCCGCCTGCAAGTCTGCGTCGCGCAGACAGACGCCCAGCACCGACGCCAAGGCATTCACGGCGCTCCGGGCGCGCGCATCCAGCCGCGCCGAGCCGGTGACAAAGCCGATGTGGTTGCGGGCCAGAACGGCGTCCGTTTCCGCGACACAGGTCTCGGAACTCGGCGCAAACTCCGGCATGGGCAGCCAAAAGCCACCGCGCAAAACTTCGGTTTGCCCGGTTGCGGCATTCACCCGCTCTGCGCCGTCCCGCCGCTCCGAGGTCACGCTCAGAACCGTCAGCGTCGCCGCGCCCGCCAAATCCGCCTCGAGCGCAGACCGCAGCAGATCGAGATCAGCCCCCGCGCCGAACCCGGCTTGAATCTCCGTCCCGTCGGGCGAAACCGCGATATCAAGTGTCTCGAACTCGGCCATCCACGGTGCCAAGGCGCTCAACGCCGCCGGAACTTGCCCGGTGTCACCAAGAATCCCCTGCGTGGCGGTGTCTTCGATCTCGCGCAATCCCAGCGCCTCGGCGAGCGCGGCGGCCTCAAGCCCCGGAGGCAATTTGCCCTCGACCCAGCCGCCCTCGGCGGCGGAATAGCCCAGCGAATAGGACGCCGGCGTTCCGTCATCGAGATAGGACAACCCCAGATCGGCCTGATAGCCCGCCGGCAATCCATCCAGTGCGGCGCGGACGGCTTCACCCTCGTCCGGGGTGCGGGCGACGCCGCTCATCGACATGCGGCGGTTGGCGACGGCCAACTGGCCTTCTTGCAACTGGCGCAGCACGGTGATCGCCGTCGAGACCGCCGAAACCCATTGCCCATCCGGGGCACCCGCCGCCAGGGTCAGCCCCTCGGCGCCCAGTTCCGCCAGCGCGGCCTGCCCCGCACGGGTCGGGGCATACCCCTGCGTTTGCAACCGGCCATCCAACCAAATCGCTGTCATTTCAAAGGGATCAACCGAGGGAAGCACCTCGAGATCCTCGGTCACAACCCGTCGTCCGCGAATCTCGTTGAGCGCCGCGACAAGCGCATTGCGTTCCGCGGCACCGTTCGCCAGGCCCGTTATATGGATGTCGCGGCCCTCGACGCGGGCTTCGACACCATGCACCGATTCCGCCACGACCGCCTGCGCCGAAAGCTGAAGCGTCTCTTGCATATGCGTCGCGTATTCGACCCGCGCCCACCATCCCAGACCGATGACACCGACGCCCAGAACTGCCAAACCGACGCC
This region includes:
- a CDS encoding sodium:solute symporter family protein, with amino-acid sequence MDQFTLNLIVVGASFALYIGIAIWARAGSTSEFYAANRGVHPVLNGMATAADWMSAASFISMAGIIAFVGYDNSTYLMGWTGGYVLLALLLAPYLRKFGRFTVPDFIGDRFYSQTARIVAVVCLLTISITYVIGQMAGAGVAFSRFLEVSSSTGLWIASGIVFVYAVLGGMKGITYTQVAQYCVLIVAYTIPAIFISLNLTGSFLPQIGLFSNDASGMPLLANLDGLLTDLGFRTYTEHHSNTLDMVLFTLSLMIGTAGLPHVIIRFFTVPKVSDARASAGWALVFIALLYTVAPAVGAMARMNIITTIYPNGIDQPSLAYDARPDWMHNWEHTGLLGFEDLNGDGLIQYYNPSDAFAATAAERGWNGNEVVNFNRDILVLANPEIAQLPGWVIALIAAGGLAAALSTAAGLLLAISSAVSHDLIKSVINPNISEKGEMLAARLSMAVAILVATILGLNPPGFAAQVVAIAFGLAAASLFPTIMMGIFSKTMNSTGAVAGMLVGLIVEAVYIFTYVGWFFIPGTNMLENNAANWLFGISPASFGSVAAVLNFLVAYIVLAMTKPAPKEIQELVESIRVPRGAGGAQAH
- a CDS encoding DUF4212 domain-containing protein, giving the protein MSDKSATAYWSANIRLITICLVIWALASFGFGILLRPMLSGIAIGGTDLGFWFAQQGSILVFLVLIFFYAARMNKIDREFGVDEQ
- a CDS encoding adenylate kinase; the encoded protein is MTHPTVLILLGPPGAGKGTQARMLEEKFGLVQLSTGDLLRAAVAAGTKAGKAAKAVMEAGELVSDAIVLAILKDRLTEPDTAKGVILDGFPRTPGQAEALDALLAEQDLKISAAVSIEVDDAAMVERVSGRYTCGSCGEGYHDSFKQPVNAGTCDKCGSTEFKRRADDNAETVGARLTAYHAQTAPLIAYYETRGVLRTVDGMSAIETIAADLDAVVTQVSA
- the acs gene encoding acetate--CoA ligase; the protein is MSDQAQSRTYPASADFVAQAHVDAATYETMYADSISNPESFWSKHGQRIDWIKPFTKVKNTSFEFGKVDIKWYEDGELNVSANCIDRHLATRGDQTAIIFEPDSPDEPAQHITYKELHTQVSKMANVYKKLGVGKGDRVVLYMPMIPEAAYAMLACARIGAIHSIVFAGFSPDALGARVNGCDAKLVVTADHAPRGGKATKLKDNVNQALLHETRDVKCLVVKRTGNQIAWRSGLDFWWHEEAETVDAVCEPVAVNAEDPLFILYTSGSTGQPKGVVHTTGGYLVYASMTHEMTFDYHDGDVYWCTADVGWVTGHSYIVYGPLANGATTLMFEGVPTYPDAGRFWAVCEKHKVNQFYTAPTAIRALMGQGPEFVTKYDLSCLKVLGTVGEPINPEAWNWYNDVVGKGKCPIVDTWWQTETGGHLMTPLPGAHATKPGAAMKPFFGIKPVVLDPTAGTIIEGNGVEGVLCIADSWPGQMRTIWEDHERFQQTYFGDYKGFYFTGDGCRRDADGDYWITGRVDDVINVSGHRMGTAEVESALVAHSKVAEAAVVGYPHPIKGQGIYCYVTLMNGEEPSEELRKELRNWVRTEIGPIASPDLLQWAPGLPKTRSGKIMRRILRKIAENDFGALGDTSTLADPSVVDDLIANRMNKG
- a CDS encoding glycosyl hydrolase family 28-related protein → MNKAVTEGLILMPPPFADGLNVWSSGNGTPGSATYDGAANAAFVPSDPDFGGCLELLKTSTTQKLRWMGQSPILPGCYLRVTAKVKAVSGALPTVQIAGFAATAGNAAVSGVTVSGPAVTLTTYGETVEISAIIGTSNKGGVDLNWSGVHHGFLGLDLTGPNGGVVRIDDIAIEDVTSFWLRDMMDWVDVRDYGAVGNGVADDYAAFADAASAALSSGRALLVPEGVFYIGQTLTLEIPVRFQGRLAMPDAARLQLTQNYDFTSYYAAFKSEGLALRKGLQALFHYTDHDTFDLCGRRIILDAPIDVASLTGLTSYAIRRVLRNGLIEINEGTPWDTTTVTSWGTYSSAQATTLTGVGNVANIQVGARVSGTGVGREVYVKARNISAQTVTLSQALYGAAGAQVYTFSRFQYVLDFSGFDYFERFELDGIEFQCKGGASAVNMATGGQIFTVRDCTFNRPKDKAITSIGWACQGMLIDNCMFISSEMPLSSQSRTSIAINSNANDVKLRDNVVVRFASFAVMASGYHLIQGNHFYQGDSEQNAVRTPGIVLTYQNAMTQISGNYVDNCFIELTNEHDATPAWNNEFSFGGISITNNVFLVSNVISSFRFVVVKPYGPGHFLSGMTVTGNTFRTVNASVNRAEGVDTTHADLNYGSFRNVVWQHNTFNGINTQCESPLVLRHNQTTAATNWTIGTGGRLPFNGMARTVTGLVMEGQANGPSNEVRTSMPYVNVQQGNNNDQIRLTWPSTTRGRAVVTVRVDYPL